In the genome of Candidatus Omnitrophota bacterium, the window CTTGTTTTCAATAGCCTCCCCTGGCGGCGGGATGGAGTCGTCCGCGCTTGGATAGACGTAGAAGGCGAACTCGATTCGCAGGCTTTGATGGACCGCCAAGGCCGGGAAATTCCTTATGAAGTCGAACATGCGCTGTTGAATCCCGATGGCTCCGTCGCCCGGGTTTTGGCGATGTGGACGCAGAAGGAGACTGAAGCGGCGGGTTACGGCGCCGTTCATTTCGCTCCCCGCGAGATTCCCCGTATGCCCTATATCATGGAAGGTCCGGCGCCCGCCTGGATCGAGAACGAATTTGTCCGTTTGAGCGTCGATGCTCATCGGGGCGGCGGCATCGTCAGCCTTATCGATAAAGAAACGGGAAAAGAGTTTATCAATCAAGATCACCCTCAGCCAGGCCATGATGTAATGCTTTTGACGGAAGGCGCGGGAGACGAACCGGCCTGGCGGTTGTTGACATCCGGCGAGAAGGAATTGGGCAGCGATAGAACGGCGACGGTTACCGCCATCGAGGGCGGCGTTTCCTCCCGTTTGATTATCAAAGCGGCTGGACCGGGACCCTGCAACCGCATCCAGGAAATTCGCATCTACCGCGAACTGCCTTTTATCGATTGCCTGACCATCCTGGATAATTATCAGGGCCGTAAACGGCAAGTGTTGGAAAAAGACCCCCGTCAAGTCCGCGATCTCTACCTTTTGGCGTTTCCCTTGAACTTGCAGGGAGCGATTCCCGTGTTGGAGGATCGTTTTTACGCCAAAGCCTACCGTAAAAGCTGCGGCGCGATGGAATTTTTCAGCTCCTTCAACCGCTGGGATTCTCAGCACGCCATGAATTCCTGCCACCGGTGGATGGATGTTTCCTGGACGTATCTTGTGCGCTTTCTGGAAAATAAAGAGGAAAAAGCCAGTTTGGCCGTAGGACCATCGGAAACGGTCATTGGCCAAGATAAGCATAGGGCGATACGCGACCGCCTGATTATACATCTGGCCCGCCACGGCGTAACTTGCACTCCTCGTTTCGCCCAGGACGATCCGGAGCCGGATCGGCTATTCCGCCAATGTTCGTTTTCCATCGGAACGGAGGAGGAGAACGCCTATACCCATAAATTATTGGAGCAAAACGCTGCCGCTAAAGCCTATTACGAAAAAGGCTTGAAAGAGATCGGTTGGGTGAGCCTTGTGCTGGAAGATCATTCCAGCGATTCCAAAGCGCCGCCCGTTCCGGTATTCCTATTCGCGGGCAAAACGGACGCCCTTTTATCGCAAGCGGTGGAGGACATGATTCGTTCCACAGTGGCGCATCGATGGGATTGCCCTATGGCGGCTTGTTTCCTAAACCATCCCGCCGTAGTAGAGGATTTCGGCCTGGCGGTAATGAACCGCGGAAACATTTTATGCAGCCTGGAAGCGGATCAGACGTTAGCTCTGGCATTGATGCATACGGCGCCCTATCCATCTCCCCAAACGCCTTGGCATTTCGATTTCGCCGAAAAGAAGAATCACGTCTTCCAATTCCGGCTCATGCTGCACCGGGGCGATTGGCGTCTCGCCGAGATTCCCCGCCGGGCGATGGAATACAATCACGAACCGCATGTCTTGAGAGTAAAGCCGCAGGAAGGTTCGCTTCCCGCGCATAAATCTTTCATTTCCATCGAACCGGGAAATATTCTCGTTTCCGCCGTCAAGCCGCAGGGATTTCCCGAAGCGGAATACCGCAATCCCAATCGCGAGGGATTGCCCATCATCGCGCGCTTTTACGAAGCGCATGGCGAAGAATCCAATTTATGGCTGGAGTATTGGCAGAATTTGCGCTCCGTGAAGGCGGTGCAGATCGACGAAACGCCCTTGAACCGGAAACGCGAAGTATTCCGAGAAGATCAATTTATCCGCGCCTTGGCTCACGCCAATGAAATCCTCACCTTACAATTGGATTTCAAACCGGAAAAAGGGATTTTCGCCAGGAACGCCAAAGAGTCGAAGCCGCCCTGCCTAGCGCGCACCCGCTACTGGCGGATGAACGAAGGCGCCGCCCCGATCGGATTTCTTCCCCTTTCCCTCTCTTTGCGGGGAGACAGCCGATCGAATTCGATTTCTCTCGAAACCACGGCGCTGCATTTCGACCTGGCGATAATCAACAATTCCGTTTCGCAAGAACGAGAGGGAGAAGTAGAACTGTCGACGCCGCCGTATTGGCGGGCGATTCCATCCAAAATAAAATATCGCCTCCAGGCGGGTGGATATCAAATCTTTCCGCTTCATCTGATTCTCGACGGCTCGGAAAGAGACGGCTTTTTTAAGGCGAAAACAGAATACGATGGAATCGTTCTGGAGGATTTGGCGCATTTTGGACGGATTCCCGAACTCGATTTGTCGATGACGTTGACGGAAGAAGCGTTTAATGTTCAATTGAAAAATACTTTTCCTTATGATATTTCCGGTTTCGTCAGTCTGATCGGTCCCGTTGAATCCTGGCCATCGCTTTTGGCGGGCGAGTATTCTCTATCCTCCATCGGTTCGCCGAAGCAGAATTTTTCCGTTTCATCCGGGGGTGAAGCGGTTTTGGCGTATCCCGTAACCGAATCGCCGAACCGATTCGGCTTGCATGGCGATCATCATTGGGTGATCATCAAATTGGCGGCGCACTATGCGATACGCTATTATCACGTGCGTTTAGACGGCGGAAAATCGGAAGGATTGGGAAGAATTCTTCATCCGCCTTACGAACGCCTCCCCAACGAATGATTTTTCACATAAACTTTAAAATTCGATATAGTAATGAGCCTCTTGCAAAACTACATTATTCCTCCCCCAAACTTGGGGAGGTTAGGAGGGGGTTGAGATAAGTCTAACAAAATCAACCCCCCTCTAACTCCCCCCAAGATTGGGGGGAGAATTGAAAAGAAAATTATACTATTTTTGCAAGAACCGCGTAATAGTAAATCGCTGGGTGGATTGAGCGAAGCGAGCCTCGCAAAAGTTTCTATAAAAATCCGCATCCGAGTTTTTTCGATAAAGTAATGAATTGGAAGCGATGGATAATTGGTTGGTCGGCGGTCTTTTCCCTAACCGTCGGAGCCATGGCGGCGGAAAAAGCCGATCGCGTGTTGATAGGCGAAATCGGCGGGAAAACGATCCGCTTGACGATGGTTCTCCTGGATGGATCGGAATACGTTCAAGCCTCGGAAATTGCGCCCTATCTCAACAAAGAATGGGAATACGACTCTTTTTCTGGGACGATGATCTTCAATGCGCCGAATGGAGAGAGGTTTGGCATTAAAATTGGGGATCAACGCATCCTGGCCGGTTCCAAAATCTTGCGCCATGCGTCCGCCCCCCCGATCCGGCGCAACGGGCGCATCTATATCCCGTCCCATTTCGCCGTAACCTATCTTTTTCCTAACGTTAAATTTACGGAAGCAAGTGCGAAGACGATCCCAACCGCCGCCGCGCCTTCCGAAAGCCCATCTGCTCTACCGTTAGCGGCGGCTACTCCCCAAGATTATATTTTTCGCTATCCTACGCGAACGCCTCCGCCTCCCACTCCTACGCCGTTTTTGTATCCCGCGGGGGGGACGCCTTTGCCTTTACAATATCAGACGCCCATTATTCCTTGGACGGCGGAAACTCCCGTCTCCCCTCCTGGCGATTTATGGACGAAAAGAATAATCGTTCTCGATCCCGGCAACGACCGGACCAATCCTGGCGCGGGCGGCGTCGGCGAAGTGCGCGAAGAAGAACTGACGCTGATCCTATGCGAAAAGATAGCCAAAGAACTTCTGAACGAACGCCGCTATGAAGTCGTTTTCACCCGGAAAAGGGGACAGGATTTAGCGATAGGTAACGACGAGCGGATCAAGGCGGCTAATGGAGGGGAGGGCAATGTTTTCGTCAGCGTCCAATGCGGCTCATTGTATTCCGATCGGGTTTCTCGAGGAGCGGTTTTTTATATGAATCGAGTGTTGGATGCGCCCTTGCCGATGGGAAAAGAACCGGGGGAAACGCCGCTCTTGTGCAAATCCTGGCGCGCGGCCTATCAGGATCAGGAAATCGCCAGCAACCTCTTGGGAAAAATCGTCAACCAGGAGATGCAAAAATGCTATCAAAATGAAGGCATCGTCCAACTCGATTCCAATCCTCGGCCCGCCCGCCTGGCAGCGCTGCGCGGTTTGACCATGCCCGGCATCGTCGTCGAATTAGGAAATCTCAATCACCCAATGACGGCCCAATATCTTTCCAGCGGCCGCATCCAAGAGAAAATCGCTTATCACATAGCGAAAGCTATTATCGATTTTCTTTATCAATGGCCCACAGCGGCGAACGGCGCCCAGGTTCCATGACAAACGAACGATGAGGATAACATGGCCAGTTTGATTGTTTTGGCATGAATCGAGGTTAGAAATCCGAACCCATGGATATACGCGCCCTAATCATTCTTTTATTAGTCATTCTCCTCATCGGTAGTTTGGGGACGGTGTATTATCTCTATGAGGAAGTTTACGTCCCAGCTGGCGATAGGCCTGCGCCGAACGCCGCTGCGAAGCCGAATGCGGCAATACCCGGCAATCTATCCATTGAAGTCGAAGTGTATTATCTTACGGAAGATCAGCAGCAATTGGCCGTGGAAAAACGCGAAATCGCTCCTACCAATTCCATTACAGAACGAATCGAAGTTGCGCTGCAATTTCTTTTGCGGGGGCCTTTATCGAGAAACCTGATTTCTCCGATCCCCAAAGGAACTCAATTGGAAAGTATTTTTTGGAGCG includes:
- a CDS encoding N-acetylmuramoyl-L-alanine amidase gives rise to the protein MNWKRWIIGWSAVFSLTVGAMAAEKADRVLIGEIGGKTIRLTMVLLDGSEYVQASEIAPYLNKEWEYDSFSGTMIFNAPNGERFGIKIGDQRILAGSKILRHASAPPIRRNGRIYIPSHFAVTYLFPNVKFTEASAKTIPTAAAPSESPSALPLAAATPQDYIFRYPTRTPPPPTPTPFLYPAGGTPLPLQYQTPIIPWTAETPVSPPGDLWTKRIIVLDPGNDRTNPGAGGVGEVREEELTLILCEKIAKELLNERRYEVVFTRKRGQDLAIGNDERIKAANGGEGNVFVSVQCGSLYSDRVSRGAVFYMNRVLDAPLPMGKEPGETPLLCKSWRAAYQDQEIASNLLGKIVNQEMQKCYQNEGIVQLDSNPRPARLAALRGLTMPGIVVELGNLNHPMTAQYLSSGRIQEKIAYHIAKAIIDFLYQWPTAANGAQVP
- a CDS encoding GerMN domain-containing protein, which translates into the protein MDIRALIILLLVILLIGSLGTVYYLYEEVYVPAGDRPAPNAAAKPNAAIPGNLSIEVEVYYLTEDQQQLAVEKREIAPTNSITERIEVALQFLLRGPLSRNLISPIPKGTQLESIFWSEPDGRVYISFSKELLAMAPGHGLSEWATIYSIVNTAAAQSTAVKDVFILVGGAIASQQNNFNTLWDWSLPFRPDHSLVLNPVQSQKQ